One stretch of Chryseobacterium fluminis DNA includes these proteins:
- a CDS encoding helix-turn-helix domain-containing protein: MQKKSLSFIFFLTLNLFFSQSKEGFHTPDSLRKKNFEQLINHYNRVLRIDNEKAELYANSILSKAKIEKNNDMIYDGYYKLAHAKGLNSENGHPYADSLIKITQKANTKEYPAKAYIIKGILLNNEFKYREALNQYIKAQSLSRNKNLDQFYHIKKLVGILKTATDEDEEALPLFLEYYQYEKKKMQTHNKDIKSYIGSIFSVSNSYNKNKNYQESKRYNKLGLSECKKYNDYTQYAYFIMSEGIAEYYLKNYTIAYIHLAGIERDLLKNKNYTNLSILYYYLGKISDELNKKNEAIHYFLKSDSLSFTSNEFVPILRDQYKILIEYYKKNGDTEKQLKFINKLFYADSVINNSKQYLSKEIYKKYDTPILLEDKEKIISDLSNRNLILYGVLGTVLLGTFCLIYIHKKRIKEYQRQADLLIKKSRSSAPASIPLTKSEKLQVSPEEKSKGLLSDDKLLDLKTKLEQFEKAKKFLRKNITIDSLAKDLGTNRYYLSKSVNELKGKNFSQYLNELRINYIVQELKNDEKLIKHTILSIANDIGYNTSESFANAFKKITGTLPSYYIKSLQEQRKK, encoded by the coding sequence ATGCAAAAAAAATCTCTTTCATTTATTTTTTTTCTTACTCTCAATTTATTCTTTTCACAGAGTAAGGAAGGCTTTCATACACCAGACTCATTAAGAAAAAAAAATTTTGAACAATTAATTAATCATTACAACAGAGTTCTGAGAATAGATAATGAAAAGGCAGAGTTATACGCCAATAGTATTCTTAGTAAGGCAAAAATAGAAAAGAATAATGATATGATATATGACGGATATTATAAATTAGCTCATGCAAAAGGACTGAATTCTGAAAATGGGCATCCATATGCAGACTCTTTAATAAAAATAACACAAAAAGCCAATACAAAAGAATATCCTGCAAAAGCATATATCATCAAAGGAATATTACTGAATAATGAATTTAAATATAGAGAAGCATTAAATCAATATATAAAAGCACAAAGTTTATCTAGAAATAAAAATTTAGATCAGTTTTACCATATAAAAAAACTGGTTGGAATTTTAAAGACTGCTACTGATGAGGATGAAGAAGCGCTTCCACTCTTTTTAGAATATTATCAATACGAGAAGAAGAAAATGCAAACCCATAATAAAGACATTAAAAGCTATATAGGATCAATTTTTTCTGTATCCAATTCCTATAATAAAAACAAAAACTATCAGGAAAGTAAACGTTATAATAAACTAGGCCTTTCAGAGTGTAAAAAATATAATGATTATACTCAATATGCTTATTTTATTATGTCAGAAGGTATTGCGGAGTACTATCTGAAAAATTATACGATTGCATATATACATCTTGCAGGAATAGAAAGAGACCTTCTGAAAAATAAAAATTACACCAATTTATCAATTTTATATTATTATTTAGGAAAAATCAGTGATGAACTTAATAAAAAAAATGAAGCAATACACTATTTTTTGAAATCTGATTCACTGTCATTCACATCTAATGAGTTTGTGCCCATATTAAGAGACCAGTATAAAATCTTAATTGAATATTATAAAAAAAATGGTGATACAGAAAAACAACTAAAATTCATCAATAAACTTTTTTATGCCGATAGTGTTATCAATAACAGCAAGCAATACTTATCAAAAGAAATTTATAAAAAGTACGATACTCCTATTTTACTTGAGGATAAGGAAAAAATAATATCTGATCTGAGCAATAGAAATCTAATATTATATGGTGTTTTGGGGACTGTTCTTTTAGGTACTTTTTGTTTAATATATATACATAAAAAAAGAATTAAAGAATACCAAAGGCAGGCAGATCTATTAATTAAAAAATCGAGATCTTCCGCACCAGCATCTATTCCGCTAACTAAAAGCGAAAAACTGCAGGTTTCTCCGGAAGAAAAATCTAAAGGTTTATTATCTGATGATAAACTGCTAGATCTTAAAACAAAATTAGAACAGTTTGAAAAAGCTAAAAAATTTCTGCGCAAAAATATTACAATAGACAGTCTTGCCAAAGATTTAGGAACAAATAGATACTACTTATCAAAATCAGTAAATGAATTGAAAGGGAAGAATTTTTCCCAATATTTGAATGAGCTTAGAATAAACTACATTGTACAAGAATTAAAGAATGATGAAAAATTAATAAAGCATACTATTTTATCTATTGCTAATGACATAGGATATAATACTTCCGAATCTTTCGCAAATGCTTTTAAGAAGATCACCGGAACTTTACCTTCGTATTATATTAAATCGTTACAGGAACAAAGGAAAAAATAA
- the eco gene encoding serine protease inhibitor ecotin — protein sequence MKFSKALIAGMVIMLGANASGQKTAEKFEKLQIDMFPKAKEGYKQVYIQLPVAKNEDQLKVEFFVGAEKELDCNRHFMIGEIKTQDLQGWGYPYYDVESKGEVKGTLMACPDKKLTKQFVTLTPEIVRYNSKLPLVFYVPKGMEVRYRIWRADSTMNRAVQK from the coding sequence ATGAAATTTTCAAAGGCTTTAATTGCGGGTATGGTCATAATGTTAGGGGCAAATGCTTCCGGTCAGAAGACTGCGGAAAAATTTGAAAAATTGCAGATCGACATGTTTCCTAAAGCCAAAGAAGGATATAAGCAGGTATACATTCAGCTGCCGGTTGCTAAAAATGAAGATCAGTTAAAAGTTGAATTCTTTGTAGGCGCAGAAAAAGAGCTGGATTGCAACAGGCATTTTATGATCGGAGAGATTAAAACTCAGGATTTACAGGGCTGGGGATATCCATATTATGACGTTGAATCCAAAGGCGAAGTCAAAGGTACCCTGATGGCATGTCCTGATAAAAAACTGACTAAACAATTCGTAACTCTCACTCCGGAAATTGTGAGATACAACAGTAAACTTCCTCTGGTGTTCTACGTCCCTAAAGGTATGGAAGTACGGTACCGAATCTGGCGGGCAGACTCAACCATGAATAGGGCAGTGCAGAAATAA
- a CDS encoding alpha-2-macroglobulin family protein, whose protein sequence is MKRFYKIFVLLLLLLNFSALLAQKYYDEQWKKVAANYQKGTYKSNLPIISDIQTQAMKDNNIVQLIQSLKAEFSIVNQTGEDDRNDSVSRLFKKLQTVEKQLKGEDKLVFSVLVNGFLLDYYNEHSWEIGGRTNINSQDVSQIETWSKLDFKNYLIQNYDELDQQKTSMGRVSLKKYKDAFSNKEYISYFPTLEDWYSAKKIAFLKQGTLFTKNELEQNHSKVNAIYDELIARNTGNSKLYFSDKKLQDNCEFTRCKDKLKKLQELLRSEVQGDYKVWIMDEITDELISDNKEKEALELIRQAKAEYPKSPFIENIKNKESQLLNPVLNIKFEQQTQADRPIHFVAEHKNVSSFSISIYEVKDDLTSFLQYGQNPYANSFDKVKKKLVKKEVYPLDDPKDYRSHKTSLEIQALPPGIYLAEYSVAGVSEKDTDAEKDFYFLVSENRIIYQTKTDQDQIKNELKLVSSENGKPIADENLTFYEFVANKTLTKTEAKTNDKGMFRFPVTANKQYYKTFLIRQPKTNSFQMMQVYGNGLSRNFDRFEDAPSKAQIFTDRAIYRPGQTVYFKVINTRLEKETESVVAGMKQKITLTDSNGQDVSFQNFTTNEFGSYHGSFILPKGKLNGMFSLKTDENKGYKNIRVEEYKRPKFEVTFDPVKEEYRYGQTIELKGKAMMFSGVALSNTTVTYEIKKRNIRWRYFGWYPQDENNENSVLGEAKTNEKGEFVIRLDLKKDDKLEGIQIDNYEINASVTDINGETQSADTSLKVASVSHYIEAGEIKNTFSDENIKVHIETKNYNEQPLKKSYQVKLSKLQTPGRIFRNNFKSEVQNLPKFAKEEFIRRFPHDLYDKNDEAKNFKVSSVILNGTTRNETSLDLGKLEAGEYQLELYNIEGKDTIKTSRNFSVWNKNLLSDHQKTFLTVIEPDKKFSRGEKAVVHVYSSVPDALLNVFVQDGSGKTVSETRQFKNGVLEYTADIPKDKSVQTLNLQFQLVAYNDVQTQSVDLSIKDTEEPLKIETVTFRDKLEPNSKEKWSVKVLGNNKERISAEVLASMYDRSLDQFAVHQFKWQSLYTPTSVVTSYDIRQYLLQKYYQKRIPYWEGHYVAEPDFDWFDGNIYPMIQSLVTTTGLANQEGVMAKAYAPPPSPMAVVGRTKMKAGRMDDEAGNMIISGRQLSKQEEKEFTEVDGDGILDKDDFEKSLGTVPVRQNLNETAFFYPDLKTDSEGNVSFEFTSPEALTAWKLMFLAHTKDARAATLEKEVVTQKEFSVTPNYPRFLREGDELNLQTKLSNLTGKKLSGSAGLQILDAFTNEDISEEFGLNSLTAVSGANKEQAFSVNENGNSVLTWKIKVPDHVSSVILKVVAKAGSYSDGEQQAVAVLPNRMLITDAVPVFVKEGETKTFELENLKSAVSKTISNVSNTLELTTNPIWEVIFALPALKNDQNNSADVIFNKWFADVVASEIFSANPKIKAIFEEYKTKELLISDLEKNQELKQILLEETPWVLESRNEEEQMAKLSLLLDTNTMHNSIRNDWDDFRKLQNPDGGFSWYQGYPSSYGTSLYILKNLGKINSWLKDHVKNYQNAEEDELVENLINYVDNEIGKYGDVNKENVWNNWTLDYLDTRNYWEKQYPLKGKGAALKSLVKQKAKTAKMTDFTFFGLHRMALLMNDYNLKEVSGKLMNYLKETSVASKSQGVYWKQNLDDWGWFSSKVVNQAGALEAFNELRPNDEKFIEEIKIWLITQKEVNSWGSSRGTAEVIFTILNSGKSWTGADSDKATVIWGGKELKPQTQATGYIKSTVKSDILDKTLAAVTVTKPGPGVVQGGLFWQYYEDLDKIKSSENDISIVKELYKKIKTVNGEELQKISPVTPLKVGDKVTVRMILNTNRPMEFIHIKDMRAAGFEPVEVLSGYQWKNNLGYYQSTKDASTNFYIQYLPKGKYIFEYDYVANASGKFSNGITMMQNYYAPQMSAHTRGTNIQISE, encoded by the coding sequence ATGAAAAGATTTTACAAGATTTTTGTGCTTTTGCTTCTGTTGCTGAACTTTTCGGCCCTCTTAGCCCAGAAATATTATGACGAACAGTGGAAAAAGGTAGCTGCAAACTATCAGAAAGGCACCTATAAATCTAATCTTCCCATCATTTCAGATATACAAACACAGGCGATGAAAGATAATAATATTGTGCAGCTGATTCAGTCTTTAAAAGCAGAATTCAGTATTGTGAACCAGACCGGTGAGGACGACAGGAACGATTCTGTAAGCAGGCTTTTTAAAAAACTGCAAACGGTAGAAAAGCAGCTGAAAGGAGAAGATAAACTGGTATTCAGTGTTTTGGTAAATGGTTTTTTACTCGATTATTACAATGAACATTCCTGGGAGATCGGGGGACGTACCAATATCAATTCACAGGATGTTTCGCAAATTGAAACATGGAGTAAACTGGATTTTAAAAACTACCTGATTCAGAACTATGACGAACTTGATCAGCAGAAGACTTCCATGGGCAGGGTTTCTTTAAAAAAGTACAAAGATGCTTTTTCGAATAAGGAATATATCTCCTATTTTCCGACTTTGGAAGATTGGTACTCCGCGAAAAAAATTGCCTTTTTGAAACAGGGTACGCTTTTTACCAAAAACGAACTTGAACAGAATCACAGTAAAGTCAATGCTATTTATGATGAATTAATTGCCAGGAACACAGGAAATTCAAAATTATATTTTTCAGATAAAAAACTGCAGGATAACTGTGAATTTACCCGATGTAAAGATAAATTAAAAAAGCTACAGGAGCTTTTGAGATCTGAAGTGCAAGGAGATTATAAAGTCTGGATTATGGATGAGATCACGGATGAGCTGATTTCTGACAATAAAGAAAAAGAAGCACTTGAGCTGATCCGTCAGGCAAAGGCAGAATATCCGAAATCACCATTCATCGAAAATATAAAAAATAAGGAAAGCCAGCTTCTCAATCCCGTCTTAAATATCAAATTTGAGCAGCAGACCCAGGCAGACCGCCCGATTCATTTTGTGGCAGAGCATAAAAATGTCTCTTCCTTTTCCATCAGTATCTATGAAGTTAAAGACGACCTGACCTCATTTCTGCAGTACGGTCAGAATCCTTATGCCAACTCATTTGATAAGGTTAAGAAAAAACTGGTCAAAAAAGAAGTATACCCGTTAGATGATCCCAAAGATTACCGCTCTCACAAAACGTCACTGGAAATACAGGCACTTCCTCCGGGGATCTATCTGGCAGAATATTCTGTCGCGGGAGTTAGCGAAAAAGATACGGATGCTGAAAAAGATTTCTATTTTCTGGTTTCCGAAAACCGAATTATTTACCAGACCAAAACAGATCAGGATCAGATAAAAAATGAATTAAAATTAGTGAGCAGCGAAAACGGGAAACCGATTGCTGATGAAAACCTGACCTTTTATGAATTCGTAGCCAATAAAACTTTAACCAAAACAGAGGCAAAAACCAATGACAAAGGAATGTTCAGGTTTCCGGTTACCGCAAATAAACAATATTACAAAACATTCCTGATTCGGCAGCCAAAAACCAACAGTTTCCAGATGATGCAGGTGTATGGAAACGGGCTCAGTAGAAATTTTGATCGTTTTGAGGATGCCCCTTCAAAAGCCCAGATCTTTACAGACCGGGCAATATACAGACCGGGCCAGACGGTTTATTTTAAAGTGATCAATACCCGGCTGGAGAAAGAAACCGAATCTGTGGTTGCCGGAATGAAACAAAAAATCACCTTAACGGACAGCAATGGGCAGGATGTTTCTTTTCAGAATTTCACCACGAACGAATTCGGATCCTACCACGGCAGCTTTATACTCCCAAAAGGCAAACTGAATGGCATGTTTTCATTAAAGACTGACGAAAATAAAGGATATAAAAATATCAGGGTTGAAGAATATAAAAGACCGAAGTTCGAAGTCACATTTGATCCTGTAAAAGAGGAGTACAGATATGGGCAGACGATCGAACTGAAAGGTAAGGCAATGATGTTTTCAGGAGTCGCCCTAAGCAACACAACAGTAACTTATGAAATCAAAAAACGGAATATCCGATGGAGATACTTCGGATGGTACCCGCAGGATGAAAATAATGAAAACTCTGTTCTGGGGGAAGCAAAAACGAATGAAAAAGGAGAGTTTGTCATTCGTCTCGACCTTAAAAAAGATGATAAATTAGAAGGAATACAGATTGATAATTATGAGATCAACGCCTCTGTAACAGATATCAATGGAGAAACGCAATCGGCAGACACATCGCTTAAAGTGGCGTCAGTTTCCCATTATATAGAAGCCGGTGAAATTAAAAATACATTTTCCGACGAAAACATAAAAGTGCACATTGAAACCAAAAATTATAATGAGCAGCCTCTGAAAAAATCATATCAGGTAAAACTTTCGAAGCTTCAGACGCCGGGCCGGATTTTCAGAAATAATTTTAAATCAGAAGTTCAGAACCTGCCTAAATTCGCAAAAGAGGAATTCATCAGGAGGTTTCCGCACGATCTGTATGATAAAAATGATGAAGCCAAAAACTTTAAAGTTTCATCGGTCATTCTTAATGGCACGACCCGGAATGAGACCTCTCTTGACCTTGGTAAGCTGGAAGCAGGAGAATATCAGCTGGAGCTGTACAATATCGAGGGAAAGGATACGATAAAGACTTCCAGGAATTTCAGTGTATGGAACAAAAATTTACTGTCAGATCATCAAAAAACATTTCTAACGGTTATAGAACCCGACAAAAAATTTTCAAGAGGAGAGAAAGCGGTCGTGCATGTTTATTCGTCGGTTCCAGATGCTTTACTGAATGTTTTCGTGCAGGATGGATCCGGTAAGACGGTTTCTGAAACCCGTCAGTTTAAAAACGGAGTTCTGGAGTACACAGCAGATATTCCGAAGGATAAAAGTGTCCAGACCCTGAATCTGCAGTTTCAGTTGGTTGCCTATAATGACGTTCAGACCCAATCTGTCGATCTCAGCATAAAAGATACAGAGGAGCCCTTAAAAATCGAAACCGTAACTTTCCGCGATAAGCTGGAGCCGAACTCGAAAGAAAAATGGTCGGTTAAAGTGCTTGGGAACAACAAAGAAAGAATAAGTGCGGAAGTACTGGCAAGTATGTACGACCGGTCCCTTGATCAATTTGCAGTCCATCAGTTTAAATGGCAAAGTCTGTACACACCAACCTCTGTGGTTACCTCTTATGATATCAGGCAGTATCTTTTACAGAAATATTATCAGAAAAGAATACCCTACTGGGAAGGGCATTATGTCGCAGAACCTGATTTTGACTGGTTTGACGGCAATATTTATCCGATGATTCAATCCCTTGTAACAACAACAGGATTAGCCAATCAGGAAGGCGTAATGGCCAAAGCCTATGCGCCACCGCCATCACCAATGGCTGTTGTCGGTCGTACAAAAATGAAAGCTGGAAGAATGGATGATGAAGCAGGAAATATGATAATTTCTGGAAGACAGTTGTCCAAACAGGAAGAAAAAGAATTTACTGAAGTTGATGGAGACGGTATTTTAGACAAAGATGATTTTGAGAAATCTTTAGGCACTGTTCCCGTCCGCCAGAATTTAAACGAAACCGCTTTTTTCTATCCGGATTTAAAAACGGATTCCGAAGGCAACGTTAGCTTCGAATTTACCTCACCGGAAGCGCTCACGGCCTGGAAATTAATGTTCCTGGCACATACCAAAGATGCAAGAGCTGCCACACTGGAAAAAGAAGTGGTAACCCAAAAAGAATTCTCAGTGACTCCAAATTATCCAAGATTTCTGAGAGAGGGTGATGAACTGAATCTCCAGACAAAATTATCGAATTTAACGGGTAAAAAACTCAGCGGTTCCGCAGGCTTACAGATTTTGGATGCCTTTACAAATGAAGATATTTCAGAGGAGTTCGGACTCAATTCGCTGACAGCCGTTTCGGGGGCGAATAAAGAGCAGGCTTTCTCGGTGAACGAAAACGGAAATTCTGTGTTAACATGGAAAATAAAAGTTCCTGACCATGTTTCTTCTGTTATTTTAAAGGTAGTGGCGAAGGCAGGATCGTATTCGGATGGTGAACAGCAGGCCGTAGCAGTTCTTCCCAACAGAATGCTTATTACCGATGCGGTTCCGGTGTTTGTAAAAGAAGGGGAAACAAAAACGTTTGAACTGGAAAACCTGAAAAGTGCAGTGTCAAAAACCATTTCCAATGTTTCCAATACCCTGGAGCTGACAACCAATCCGATCTGGGAGGTTATTTTTGCCCTTCCGGCTCTTAAAAATGACCAGAATAATTCTGCGGATGTGATTTTTAATAAATGGTTTGCCGATGTGGTGGCTTCTGAGATTTTCAGCGCCAATCCGAAGATCAAAGCTATATTCGAAGAATATAAAACTAAAGAGTTGCTGATTTCAGACCTTGAAAAAAACCAGGAACTGAAACAGATACTGTTGGAAGAAACGCCATGGGTACTGGAAAGCAGGAATGAAGAGGAGCAAATGGCAAAGCTGTCACTCTTATTGGATACCAATACCATGCACAATTCGATCCGGAATGACTGGGACGATTTCAGAAAATTACAGAATCCTGACGGGGGCTTCTCCTGGTACCAGGGATATCCGAGTTCATACGGAACATCATTGTATATTCTGAAAAATCTTGGAAAAATCAATTCATGGCTGAAAGATCATGTAAAAAATTACCAGAATGCTGAGGAAGACGAATTGGTCGAAAATCTTATCAACTATGTAGATAATGAGATCGGTAAATATGGAGATGTTAACAAAGAAAATGTCTGGAACAACTGGACACTGGATTACCTTGATACCCGGAATTACTGGGAAAAGCAGTATCCGTTAAAAGGAAAAGGCGCTGCCTTAAAATCGCTGGTAAAACAGAAGGCGAAAACAGCAAAAATGACAGACTTTACTTTCTTCGGACTGCACAGAATGGCCTTATTAATGAATGATTACAACTTAAAAGAGGTTTCCGGAAAGTTAATGAACTATCTGAAAGAAACTTCCGTAGCATCAAAAAGTCAGGGTGTTTACTGGAAGCAGAATCTTGACGACTGGGGGTGGTTCAGCTCAAAAGTAGTCAACCAGGCCGGAGCACTGGAAGCGTTCAACGAACTGAGACCTAACGATGAAAAATTCATTGAAGAGATCAAAATCTGGCTGATCACGCAGAAAGAAGTTAATTCATGGGGAAGCTCAAGAGGAACAGCAGAGGTGATCTTTACGATTTTAAATTCAGGGAAATCCTGGACAGGTGCGGATAGTGATAAAGCTACCGTGATTTGGGGTGGAAAAGAACTGAAACCTCAAACGCAGGCAACAGGATATATAAAGTCAACCGTGAAGTCTGATATTCTGGATAAAACTCTGGCGGCCGTTACCGTTACAAAGCCCGGTCCGGGAGTGGTTCAGGGTGGATTGTTCTGGCAGTATTATGAAGATCTTGATAAAATAAAATCTTCTGAAAATGATATTTCCATTGTTAAGGAGCTGTATAAAAAAATAAAAACCGTCAATGGAGAAGAACTACAGAAAATTTCTCCTGTAACCCCGTTGAAGGTCGGAGATAAAGTAACCGTAAGGATGATCCTCAATACCAACCGTCCTATGGAGTTTATCCATATAAAAGATATGCGTGCGGCAGGATTTGAACCGGTAGAGGTACTGTCGGGATATCAGTGGAAAAATAATCTAGGATATTATCAATCTACCAAAGATGCGTCCACAAATTTTTACATTCAATACCTTCCGAAAGGCAAATATATATTCGAATATGACTATGTGGCCAATGCATCAGGAAAATTCTCAAACGGTATCACGATGATGCAGAATTATTATGCGCCGCAGATGAGTGCCCACACCAGGGGCACTAATATTCAGATTTCGGAATGA
- a CDS encoding UbiA prenyltransferase family protein — protein MNFLKILKKSVIDSQLYVSLTGTLFAVFFMEEQNTFRWPSVLLIFITYFSGYIYTKYQKTRHFIKILILNAMAGIICALLIIINHNEIRLLKWFIIVVLGLLYNSFFLDVYIRKIPLLKVFYVGMVWALVNCWLTLHEFSIPIFLISFFYITALVLPFDIRDMKVDTVKTFPTIIGVQNTKYLAYTLVLISCILSAAYLKSMYATAYFFSGAVTFILIYFSENKRNDSYFSFGVESCSALPFLFLLILSIFDK, from the coding sequence ATGAATTTCCTAAAAATACTCAAAAAATCTGTTATTGACAGCCAGCTTTACGTATCCTTAACAGGGACTCTTTTTGCAGTATTTTTCATGGAAGAGCAAAACACATTCCGTTGGCCTTCTGTATTATTGATCTTCATCACCTATTTCAGCGGATATATTTATACGAAATACCAAAAAACAAGACATTTCATTAAAATACTGATCTTAAATGCCATGGCAGGAATTATCTGTGCTTTGCTTATTATTATCAATCATAATGAGATCAGACTGTTGAAATGGTTTATTATCGTTGTTTTAGGCCTTCTTTATAACAGCTTTTTCCTGGATGTTTATATCCGGAAAATTCCTTTACTGAAGGTATTTTACGTAGGAATGGTATGGGCGTTGGTCAACTGTTGGCTCACCCTGCACGAATTCAGCATTCCGATATTTTTAATCAGTTTCTTTTATATCACAGCTTTGGTATTGCCTTTCGACATCCGTGATATGAAGGTGGATACGGTGAAAACCTTTCCGACGATCATCGGTGTTCAGAATACAAAATACCTGGCCTATACACTGGTTCTTATAAGCTGTATTTTATCAGCAGCATACCTTAAAAGTATGTATGCAACTGCTTATTTTTTTTCCGGTGCTGTGACATTTATATTGATTTATTTCTCTGAAAATAAAAGGAATGACTCGTATTTTTCTTTCGGTGTGGAAAGCTGCTCTGCACTTCCTTTTTTATTCTTATTAATATTGAGTATTTTTGACAAATGA
- the recF gene encoding DNA replication/repair protein RecF (All proteins in this family for which functions are known are DNA-binding proteins that assist the filamentation of RecA onto DNA for the initiation of recombination or recombinational repair.), giving the protein MIIKNLSLLNFKNHPERKFDFSPQINCFVGNNGVGKTNILDALHYLSVGKSFLGNTDLNNIRTEEDFFAIEAEVQNEDGEDIIKILQPKEAKKVIKKNDKSYDRMADHIGYLPSVMISPYDSNLISDSGESRRKFLDSMISQTNSEYLFDLIQYQKIVQQRNALLKYFAKNRTWDKDSLEIYDEPIIRSGTKIFEKRKKFVEQLNPIVQNFYRIISGGKETVSVIYESHLLDAAFENLLKESLERDRMLTYTSRGIHKDDLLFEMDGILIKKTGSQGQQKSFLISLKLAQMSLVKELTHKTPILLLDDIFDKLDDHRVSQLIELVNQENFGQIFITDTHRERTESVVKKINEESIIFEI; this is encoded by the coding sequence ATGATTATTAAGAACCTTTCTCTGCTCAATTTCAAAAATCATCCTGAGCGAAAATTCGACTTTTCACCGCAGATCAATTGTTTTGTAGGAAATAACGGCGTCGGAAAAACCAATATTCTGGACGCGCTGCATTATCTTTCTGTAGGAAAGAGTTTTTTAGGAAATACCGATCTTAATAATATCAGAACTGAAGAAGATTTTTTTGCCATCGAAGCGGAAGTTCAAAATGAAGACGGAGAGGATATTATAAAAATCCTGCAGCCCAAAGAGGCTAAAAAGGTCATTAAAAAAAATGATAAAAGCTATGACAGGATGGCCGATCATATCGGATATCTTCCGAGTGTTATGATCTCTCCTTATGACTCTAATCTGATTTCGGATTCGGGAGAAAGCAGAAGGAAATTTCTGGACTCCATGATCTCACAGACCAATTCGGAGTATCTGTTTGATTTAATTCAGTATCAGAAAATCGTTCAGCAGAGAAATGCGCTATTGAAATATTTTGCTAAAAACAGAACCTGGGACAAAGATTCTCTTGAAATTTATGACGAACCGATCATCAGATCCGGAACTAAAATTTTTGAAAAGAGAAAAAAATTTGTGGAACAGTTAAATCCTATTGTACAGAATTTTTACCGGATTATTTCCGGTGGTAAGGAAACTGTGTCGGTGATCTATGAATCGCATCTGCTGGACGCTGCTTTTGAGAACCTTTTAAAAGAAAGCCTTGAAAGAGACCGGATGCTGACCTACACTTCCAGAGGAATCCATAAAGATGATCTCCTTTTTGAAATGGACGGGATCCTGATCAAAAAAACAGGTTCACAGGGACAACAGAAGTCTTTCCTCATTTCTTTAAAGCTCGCTCAGATGAGTCTTGTAAAGGAACTCACTCACAAAACGCCTATTCTTCTGCTGGATGATATTTTCGATAAGCTTGATGATCACCGGGTTTCACAATTGATCGAACTGGTCAATCAGGAGAATTTCGGGCAGATCTTCATCACCGATACCCACAGGGAACGTACGGAAAGTGTGGTGAAAAAAATCAATGAAGAAAGTATCATTTTTGAGATCTAA
- the mtgA gene encoding monofunctional biosynthetic peptidoglycan transglycosylase yields MWKKIKQLIFIILILNVVFIIWGRFFNPPITITQLGGLFEYGRLQRDYISYDEMGDKVKKAVIASEDQKFFVHDGFDYTAIEKAMKYNEKGKKVRGGSTISQQTAKNIFLWQGRSWFRKGLEAVYTFIIEKVWSKDIILERYLNSIEMGQGVFGIEAASQYYFGKSSKNLTTSEAAWIAAVLPNPKKYDPKHPSAYLSKKHNWIMRQMRNVSLK; encoded by the coding sequence ATGTGGAAAAAAATTAAACAGCTTATTTTTATCATTCTCATTCTGAATGTTGTGTTTATCATTTGGGGAAGATTTTTCAATCCTCCGATTACCATTACACAGCTGGGAGGGCTTTTTGAGTATGGCAGGCTGCAGAGGGACTATATTTCCTACGACGAAATGGGAGATAAGGTAAAAAAGGCAGTCATTGCGTCTGAAGACCAGAAATTCTTTGTTCATGACGGTTTCGATTACACTGCAATCGAAAAAGCCATGAAATATAATGAAAAGGGAAAAAAAGTAAGAGGCGGAAGTACCATTTCTCAGCAGACCGCAAAGAATATTTTTCTCTGGCAGGGCAGAAGCTGGTTCAGAAAGGGACTCGAAGCAGTATATACTTTCATTATCGAAAAAGTATGGAGTAAAGATATTATCCTCGAAAGATACCTGAATTCTATCGAAATGGGGCAGGGTGTTTTTGGGATAGAAGCGGCTTCACAGTATTATTTCGGAAAGTCTTCTAAAAATCTTACCACGTCGGAAGCCGCCTGGATTGCTGCCGTTCTTCCGAATCCGAAAAAATACGATCCGAAACATCCGTCCGCTTATTTGTCAAAAAAGCACAACTGGATTATGAGACAAATGAGGAATGTGAGTTTGAAATAG